One Prosthecobacter sp. SYSU 5D2 DNA window includes the following coding sequences:
- a CDS encoding L,D-transpeptidase family protein, producing the protein MITSRLLSAFLLALTVLATSCSSPEYYQPAPRYGENLFRYGQQGMQAARKLPNRVMSLFRGDGSFWYADEMRGRPSIRIVLSEQMVYLYKDGHLAGGSPISSGREGYDTRPGRYKVIEKDIDHKSSLYGDYEDMHGNVIMTNIDNRKDRRPPGTRFEGAKMYYFMRIYGAVGMHQGYLPGYAASHGCIRLPGHMAEKFYHACPMGTPVTVVR; encoded by the coding sequence ATGATTACTTCCCGCCTGCTTTCCGCTTTCCTGCTTGCCCTCACGGTGCTGGCCACCAGTTGCTCCTCGCCGGAGTATTACCAGCCCGCTCCCAGATATGGGGAGAATCTTTTCCGCTATGGGCAGCAGGGAATGCAGGCGGCCCGCAAGCTGCCCAACCGGGTGATGAGTCTTTTCCGGGGTGACGGCTCCTTCTGGTATGCCGATGAGATGCGGGGACGTCCCTCCATTCGCATCGTCCTGAGCGAGCAAATGGTGTATCTTTATAAAGACGGGCACCTCGCCGGAGGCTCGCCCATTTCATCTGGACGCGAGGGTTATGACACCCGCCCGGGACGTTACAAGGTCATCGAAAAGGACATTGACCACAAATCCTCCCTCTATGGCGACTATGAGGACATGCACGGCAACGTGATCATGACCAATATTGACAACCGCAAAGACCGCCGCCCGCCCGGCACCCGCTTCGAAGGGGCCAAAATGTATTACTTCATGCGCATCTACGGAGCCGTCGGCATGCACCAAGGTTACCTGCCCGGCTACGCTGCCTCCCACGGTTGCATCCGCCTGCCGGGGCATATGGCGGAGAAGTTTTATCACGCCTGCCCCATGGGGACACCAGTGACGGTGGTGAGGTGA
- a CDS encoding class I adenylate-forming enzyme family protein, whose product MLSIVEAIRQRVTPEAVALVQKDRTLSFNDLFQQCDSIAAVIRQQVQPQAGRADRLRIGVHFPSSLDYVPLALATLAAGGCFVPIPDELAEEEKRDLAARTALDVVLVLESLAGWLPEGTQNAGEFSLAGQKVLIQRLPATTPNFPVAEFEAINPAFIRFSSGTTGKSKGVLLSHESLLERITAANEGLQIGPGDRILWVLPMAHHFAVSIVLYLYHGATTIIEETHMGEDLLRAGAEQKATVMYGSPVHYRQLVEAPDVAQWTGLRLAVATASALDAATAEKFRTRFGRDLVQGLGIIELGLPVMNLTGAQEAPEAIGLPLSAYECALKDDAGNEPPAGDPGEICLRGKGMFDAYLDPWLPRAAALDAQGWFTTGDLGRRDAAGRVTICGRKKTLINVGGMKVFPEEVEKVLDSHPKVQRSLVEARLHALYGEVPVVRYIASPEGAPTTMELRNHCRAHLAGYKIPLMFSAVAELPLTASGKLKRA is encoded by the coding sequence ATGCTCAGCATCGTCGAAGCCATCCGTCAGCGTGTGACGCCCGAAGCGGTCGCGTTGGTCCAGAAGGACCGCACGCTCAGTTTTAATGACCTTTTCCAGCAGTGCGATTCCATCGCCGCAGTGATCCGCCAGCAGGTGCAGCCGCAGGCTGGCCGGGCGGACCGTCTGCGCATCGGCGTACACTTCCCAAGCAGCCTGGATTACGTGCCGCTGGCCCTCGCCACCCTGGCCGCTGGTGGTTGCTTCGTCCCCATCCCGGATGAACTGGCCGAGGAGGAAAAACGCGACCTCGCCGCCCGCACCGCGCTGGATGTCGTCCTGGTGCTGGAAAGCCTCGCTGGCTGGCTGCCTGAAGGCACACAAAACGCAGGCGAATTCTCCCTGGCTGGCCAAAAGGTGCTGATCCAGCGTCTGCCTGCCACGACGCCAAACTTCCCTGTGGCCGAGTTTGAGGCCATCAATCCCGCCTTCATCCGCTTTAGCTCCGGAACCACCGGTAAATCCAAAGGCGTCCTCCTCTCCCACGAATCCCTTTTGGAGCGCATCACCGCCGCCAATGAAGGCCTGCAAATCGGCCCTGGCGACCGCATCCTCTGGGTGCTGCCCATGGCGCATCACTTCGCCGTTTCCATCGTCCTCTACCTTTATCACGGTGCCACCACCATCATCGAGGAAACCCACATGGGCGAGGACCTCCTACGTGCCGGGGCAGAGCAAAAAGCCACCGTCATGTACGGCAGCCCCGTGCATTACCGCCAGCTTGTCGAAGCCCCCGATGTCGCCCAATGGACCGGCCTGCGCCTGGCCGTCGCCACCGCTTCCGCGCTGGATGCCGCCACCGCCGAAAAATTCCGCACCCGCTTTGGCCGCGACCTCGTCCAGGGGCTCGGCATCATCGAACTAGGGCTTCCTGTGATGAACCTCACCGGGGCGCAAGAAGCCCCGGAGGCCATCGGCCTGCCGCTCAGTGCGTATGAGTGTGCCTTAAAAGATGATGCCGGCAATGAACCTCCTGCAGGTGACCCAGGCGAAATCTGCCTGCGGGGGAAGGGGATGTTTGATGCCTACTTGGACCCCTGGCTGCCCCGCGCCGCCGCCTTGGATGCCCAGGGCTGGTTCACCACGGGCGACCTCGGCCGCCGCGATGCCGCAGGCCGCGTCACCATCTGCGGACGCAAAAAGACCCTCATCAATGTTGGCGGCATGAAGGTCTTCCCTGAGGAAGTGGAAAAGGTCCTGGACTCCCACCCCAAAGTCCAGCGCTCCCTCGTCGAAGCCCGCCTCCACGCCCTGTATGGGGAGGTGCCCGTCGTCCGCTACATCGCCAGCCCCGAAGGTGCGCCCACCACGATGGAATTGCGCAACCACTGCCGCGCCCATCTGGCCGGGTATAAGATCCCGCTCATGTTCAGTGCTGTGGCTGAGCTGCCATTGACGGCCAGTGGCAAGCTGAAGCGGGCCTAG
- a CDS encoding endo-1,4-beta-xylanase codes for MRYFLPLWIILSPLLLCIPSASGQAQAVTANEHPLRLWAQRLDIQLGTAVDLQPLRQEAGYRERLGREFSMITPANAMKMDSLQPSRGQFSWSDADEIINFAERHAQRVHGHTLVWHRQIPKWLESGNWSREELKQMLREHILTVVGRYKGRVQIWDAVNEALEEDGSPRASLWQRIIGPDYIELAFRWAHEADPDAILIYNDYNAEDMGKKSNAVYSMLRDLKQKGVPVHGVGLQMHVTVGMLPAEKDFRNNLQRLADLDLQLHVTELDVRMALPATAETLAQQAKDYSRIFKGAAAFRQLKSFSLWGFTDRHSWIPQEFVGYGAALLWDEKDQAKPAHDAFLRAMQGK; via the coding sequence ATGCGATACTTTCTTCCTCTGTGGATCATTTTGAGCCCGCTGCTGTTATGCATCCCCTCTGCATCAGGACAAGCTCAGGCTGTCACGGCAAATGAGCACCCGCTGCGGCTTTGGGCTCAGCGGCTAGACATCCAATTAGGCACTGCGGTTGATCTTCAGCCTCTGCGTCAGGAGGCGGGTTATCGGGAGAGACTGGGAAGAGAGTTTTCCATGATCACGCCAGCCAACGCAATGAAAATGGATTCTTTGCAGCCATCACGTGGGCAGTTCTCCTGGAGCGATGCGGACGAAATCATCAACTTTGCTGAAAGGCATGCGCAGCGTGTTCACGGCCACACGCTGGTCTGGCACCGTCAGATCCCAAAGTGGTTGGAATCGGGCAATTGGAGCCGTGAGGAACTGAAGCAGATGTTGCGCGAACATATTCTTACTGTCGTCGGCCGTTACAAAGGCCGGGTGCAGATTTGGGATGCGGTCAATGAAGCGCTGGAGGAGGACGGCAGCCCCAGGGCCAGCCTCTGGCAGAGGATCATTGGCCCAGACTACATTGAACTGGCCTTTCGTTGGGCGCATGAGGCGGACCCGGACGCCATCTTGATTTACAATGATTACAATGCCGAGGATATGGGGAAGAAGTCCAACGCCGTTTACAGCATGCTGCGTGATCTGAAGCAGAAAGGTGTGCCCGTCCACGGTGTTGGTTTGCAGATGCATGTAACAGTGGGAATGCTTCCCGCTGAAAAGGACTTCCGGAACAATTTGCAAAGGCTGGCCGATCTGGATCTGCAACTGCATGTGACCGAGCTGGATGTCCGGATGGCCCTGCCAGCTACCGCAGAGACTCTCGCTCAGCAGGCCAAAGATTACAGCCGGATATTCAAGGGGGCGGCAGCATTCCGACAGCTTAAATCTTTCTCGCTATGGGGATTCACAGACCGCCACTCCTGGATACCGCAGGAGTTTGTGGGGTATGGGGCGGCCTTGCTCTGGGACGAAAAAGACCAGGCCAAGCCTGCCCACGATGCTTTTCTGCGAGCGATGCAGGGGAAGTAG
- a CDS encoding sugar ABC transporter ATP-binding protein yields MILSAHHLTKKFPGVIALKDVSFDLEAGEIHALCGENGAGKSTLIKLLSGIHSHGSYEGRFEVEGEEAKFHSISDAAKAGIAVIYQELALVNEMSVAENIFLGSEPRRFGGFIDWPKIYREAKVLLERFKVHLDPAARVGSLGVGQKQLVEIVKALAKDSKILILDEPTAALAEHEVLILLDILKDLKARGMTCVYISHKLDEVFAVSDRITVIRDGSSIITKNAADMTKAEVIQHMVGREITDLFPRRAATPGATVLKVHNLSVKDEQGLPRLHDISLDLRAGEVLGIGGLMGAGRTELLMHLFGAWGRRTSGQVELNGRSLDGLPPAKILNAGLALVSEDRRRYGLVIEQEIGFNLSLSSLGQFSQAGFVNRSRETARNQEYFKSLRVKATGLEAIVGRLSGGNQQKVVLGKALMTGPQVVMLDEPTRGIDVGAKLEIYELINKLTEDGKAVLLVSSELPELIGMSDRILMLNEGRIGGTFTRAEATQERLMEAAMGQVKEAVV; encoded by the coding sequence ATGATTCTGTCCGCCCATCATCTGACCAAAAAATTTCCGGGTGTCATCGCACTGAAGGATGTGTCGTTTGATCTGGAGGCGGGTGAAATCCATGCGCTGTGCGGGGAAAACGGTGCGGGAAAAAGCACGCTCATCAAGCTGCTCTCCGGCATTCATTCCCACGGCAGTTATGAAGGCCGGTTTGAGGTGGAGGGTGAGGAAGCGAAGTTTCACTCCATCTCCGATGCCGCCAAAGCAGGCATTGCCGTCATCTATCAGGAGCTGGCGCTGGTGAATGAAATGAGCGTGGCAGAAAACATTTTCCTGGGCAGCGAGCCGCGCCGCTTTGGCGGCTTCATTGACTGGCCGAAAATCTACCGGGAAGCCAAGGTGCTGCTGGAACGGTTCAAAGTGCATCTGGATCCTGCCGCGCGGGTCGGCTCCCTGGGGGTAGGCCAGAAGCAGCTTGTGGAGATCGTCAAGGCTCTGGCCAAGGACTCAAAAATTCTCATCCTGGATGAGCCGACAGCAGCCCTGGCGGAGCATGAGGTGCTGATCCTTCTGGACATCCTGAAGGACCTCAAAGCCCGGGGCATGACCTGCGTTTACATCAGCCACAAACTGGATGAAGTCTTCGCTGTTTCAGACCGCATCACCGTCATCCGGGACGGCAGCAGCATCATCACCAAAAACGCTGCGGACATGACCAAGGCGGAGGTCATCCAGCACATGGTGGGCCGGGAAATCACCGACCTTTTCCCCCGTCGTGCCGCCACGCCAGGAGCCACCGTTTTAAAGGTGCACAACCTCAGCGTGAAGGATGAGCAGGGCCTGCCACGGCTGCACGACATCAGCCTGGACCTGCGTGCGGGTGAGGTCCTGGGCATCGGCGGCCTCATGGGCGCAGGGCGCACCGAACTGCTCATGCATCTCTTCGGGGCCTGGGGCCGCCGTACCTCCGGTCAGGTGGAACTGAACGGTCGCAGCCTGGACGGCCTGCCTCCGGCCAAGATCCTGAACGCCGGCCTGGCGCTGGTGAGCGAGGACCGCCGCCGATATGGACTGGTGATTGAGCAGGAGATCGGCTTTAACCTGTCACTCTCTTCGTTAGGCCAGTTCAGCCAGGCAGGCTTCGTGAACCGCAGCCGGGAGACGGCGCGTAACCAGGAGTATTTCAAAAGCCTGCGCGTCAAGGCCACCGGTCTGGAGGCCATCGTAGGACGGCTCTCCGGCGGCAACCAGCAGAAGGTCGTCCTGGGCAAGGCGCTCATGACCGGTCCGCAGGTCGTCATGCTGGATGAGCCCACGCGTGGCATTGATGTTGGGGCCAAGCTCGAAATCTATGAACTGATCAACAAGCTCACCGAAGATGGCAAGGCCGTGCTTCTGGTCTCAAGCGAACTGCCGGAACTCATCGGCATGAGCGACCGCATCCTGATGCTGAATGAAGGCCGCATCGGCGGCACCTTCACCCGTGCCGAGGCCACCCAGGAAAGGCTTATGGAAGCCGCCATGGGCCAGGTGAAGGAAGCTGTGGTGTAA
- a CDS encoding NYN domain-containing protein: MPTPAYLFVDGHSVMHAWPELKRDQRHAGRRHLARLELMKRLRTYQDMSGKQVVVVFDGTHSKRTEEREPNGLQIIYAEAATTADAILERLASRYGRTHSVEVVSADGMVRETILASGAGWTSPEMLKSLCDDADRQVGKIIAKNKSR; this comes from the coding sequence ATGCCCACTCCTGCCTATCTCTTCGTGGACGGTCACAGCGTGATGCACGCCTGGCCGGAGCTGAAGCGTGACCAGCGCCACGCGGGGCGCCGTCATCTGGCCCGGCTGGAGCTGATGAAGCGATTGCGCACGTATCAGGACATGAGCGGCAAGCAGGTCGTCGTTGTGTTTGACGGCACCCACTCGAAACGCACGGAGGAGCGGGAGCCTAACGGCCTCCAGATCATCTATGCCGAAGCCGCCACCACAGCGGATGCCATCCTGGAACGACTAGCCAGCCGGTATGGCCGTACGCACTCCGTGGAAGTGGTGTCTGCAGATGGCATGGTGCGTGAAACCATCCTCGCCTCCGGAGCCGGATGGACCAGCCCGGAGATGCTCAAATCCCTGTGCGACGATGCTGACCGCCAGGTGGGAAAGATCATCGCCAAAAACAAAAGCCGGTAA
- a CDS encoding acyloxyacyl hydrolase — translation MKPLLLLFAFLTTAALAKEPVPVSIGESTDLLPWQKNSVDIEAGYLWKVGGDTPLDYEIAPVMLSWRPAYQLHHVFEDGSALVVRSRFAALGQAIIQGPENHYFGLMAAPSLEFWDATGTWSVYGQLGGGLGWIDSQGVAGGQGQDLTYNWFGAVGVSYAIKPNMALRAGAMFQHLSNLGATDPNPGLNSLGFTLGLSWGF, via the coding sequence ATGAAACCTCTGCTTCTCCTTTTCGCTTTTCTTACCACGGCGGCTCTCGCCAAAGAACCCGTGCCTGTATCCATTGGCGAATCCACCGATCTGCTGCCCTGGCAGAAAAATAGCGTTGATATCGAGGCCGGTTACCTCTGGAAGGTCGGCGGAGACACACCGCTGGATTATGAAATCGCCCCGGTCATGCTCTCCTGGCGACCCGCTTATCAATTGCACCATGTGTTTGAAGACGGCTCCGCCCTCGTGGTGCGCAGCCGCTTTGCCGCCCTTGGGCAGGCCATCATCCAGGGTCCGGAGAACCATTACTTCGGTCTCATGGCCGCCCCGTCACTGGAGTTTTGGGATGCCACTGGCACCTGGTCCGTCTATGGCCAGCTCGGCGGCGGCCTCGGCTGGATTGACTCCCAGGGCGTCGCCGGCGGGCAGGGGCAGGATTTGACATACAATTGGTTCGGCGCAGTCGGCGTCTCCTATGCCATCAAGCCCAACATGGCCCTCCGCGCCGGGGCCATGTTTCAGCACCTGTCCAATCTGGGTGCCACTGACCCCAATCCGGGGCTGAACTCGCTGGGTTTCACACTGGGTCTCTCCTGGGGCTTCTAA
- a CDS encoding nucleotide pyrophosphatase/phosphodiesterase family protein, translating into MPRTAILNVVGLTRRLIGEHTPNIRAFVERNRLALIEPVLPAVTCTAQATYVTGNAACDHGVVANGWYDRDYAEHRFWKQPEQLVQGKKLWDLLRQQDPEFTCAKVFWWFNMHSTADFAITPRPLYLSDGGKVFDVHTQPMGMRDRIKKDLGAFPFMNFWGPASGIESSKWIAASARWIEEKHWPSLSLVYLPHLDYNLQRVGLNMPLIEEDLRQIDEVVGDLIKFYERRQIQVILLSEYGITDVDQPVHLNRIFREKNWLSIKDELGTETLDLGGSKAFAIADHQLAHVYVNDPALLSEVRDVLEKTPGVQQVLGKVEKHYAGLNHERSGDLIAVADAKSWFTYYYWQDDAKAPEFARCVDIHRKCGYDPVELFVDPKIAFPKLKVGYKLARKLMGFRMKMDLIPLDATLVKGSHGRIPEDVEDWPVLIGDLPQLPRAASLQATQVFGQLYEACTRKG; encoded by the coding sequence CTATCCTGAACGTTGTTGGTCTGACGCGCCGCCTGATTGGCGAGCACACCCCCAATATTCGTGCTTTTGTGGAGCGGAACCGCCTGGCTCTCATCGAGCCCGTATTGCCCGCAGTCACCTGCACCGCCCAGGCGACCTATGTCACCGGCAATGCCGCGTGTGATCACGGCGTGGTGGCCAATGGCTGGTATGACCGCGACTACGCCGAGCACCGTTTCTGGAAGCAACCGGAGCAACTCGTGCAGGGCAAAAAGCTATGGGATCTGCTGCGCCAACAGGATCCCGAATTCACCTGCGCGAAGGTGTTCTGGTGGTTCAACATGCACTCCACGGCGGACTTTGCGATCACGCCCCGGCCGCTCTATCTCTCAGATGGAGGCAAGGTCTTTGACGTCCACACCCAGCCCATGGGCATGCGCGACCGGATCAAAAAGGACCTGGGAGCGTTTCCCTTCATGAATTTCTGGGGACCCGCCTCCGGGATCGAATCTTCCAAATGGATCGCCGCCAGCGCCAGGTGGATCGAGGAAAAACACTGGCCCTCCCTCAGCCTCGTCTATCTCCCGCACCTCGACTATAACCTCCAGCGCGTCGGCCTCAACATGCCCCTCATCGAGGAGGATCTCCGCCAGATTGACGAAGTCGTCGGCGACCTCATCAAGTTCTACGAGCGCCGCCAGATCCAGGTCATCCTGCTGTCCGAATACGGCATCACCGATGTGGACCAGCCCGTGCATCTAAACCGCATCTTCAGGGAGAAAAACTGGCTCTCCATCAAGGACGAACTCGGCACCGAAACCCTCGACCTTGGCGGCTCCAAAGCCTTCGCGATTGCGGATCACCAGCTGGCCCATGTCTATGTAAACGACCCCGCCCTCCTCAGCGAAGTCCGCGATGTGCTGGAAAAAACACCCGGAGTGCAGCAGGTGCTAGGCAAGGTGGAAAAGCACTACGCAGGCCTGAACCACGAACGCAGCGGCGACCTGATAGCCGTGGCCGATGCCAAAAGCTGGTTCACCTACTACTATTGGCAGGACGATGCCAAAGCTCCTGAATTTGCCCGTTGCGTGGACATTCACCGCAAGTGCGGCTACGACCCCGTCGAGCTGTTTGTAGATCCCAAAATCGCCTTCCCCAAACTCAAAGTAGGCTACAAACTCGCGCGAAAGCTGATGGGCTTCCGCATGAAAATGGACCTCATCCCCCTGGATGCGACCCTGGTCAAAGGCAGCCACGGCCGCATCCCGGAGGATGTCGAAGACTGGCCCGTCCTCATCGGCGATCTGCCGCAGCTACCGCGCGCGGCGTCCCTCCAGGCCACGCAAGTTTTCGGGCAGCTGTATGAGGCCTGCACGAGAAAGGGGTGA